GACCATCACGGAGACGCTTTGCGTGCGGCCCTGCCGGATGCTCCGTGCGAGACGGTCAGGGCGGTAACCGAGCAACTCAACAGCTTCCCGCACGCGGGCTTTGGTCTCGGGACCGACCTCCGGGTGGTCGTTGATCGCCCGCGAGACGGTGCTGGGGACCACGCCCACGTACCGGGCGACGTCTTTGATGGTGACTTTGGAGCG
This portion of the Deinococcus aerius genome encodes:
- a CDS encoding LacI family DNA-binding transcriptional regulator encodes the protein MRSKVTIKDVARYVGVVPSTVSRAINDHPEVGPETKARVREAVELLGYRPDRLARSIRQGRTQSVSVMV